From Camelina sativa cultivar DH55 chromosome 5, Cs, whole genome shotgun sequence:
GtacttcaaaattataatcGAGTAGATTAATACTACTAATTAAGTAGAagtaaaataattcagaattttatttacaatataaatCATCACTATCGGGCTAACCTTTTCCTTATTAAGAAGGgagattattataatttgaccatttttcttgtatatttattttgttggattAAGCAAAACAACTTTAATTAACAACTTTTCTTAagctttgatgatgatgatgcaaaaagaaaaagaaaagtaatatatattttttttaggaaatcATTATTTTCTCAAGCAATCGCAAAATTCACGCAATTGTCTCGTCTCtcctaaatcatatttttttgtattaaatttttttccttctggttattatatttacttttgtttttatatataataaaaaaataatgaaattcaagtttttttttttttttttctttaattttggttaGCTTATATAAATGGAGattccttcgtcttcttcttcgttgccAGTTGCCACCAGACCAGAGACATTTCATAATACTTACATTTTAGCATCAGctcagctcttcttcttcttcttctttatgtaaTTTCAAACACATAACACActaatcaaaaaacaaaaaaaaaaacctctcttTCTCCACATATCATGTAAATTGTATCTTCTCTTCATGTATCTTTCTTCATCCAgattcaatcttcttcttcttctcttctcttccttattGGGTTTTCCTGCATTTCTCTGCTGTTCTTCGCTGAACTTTGAATAAAGTCATGTTCTTTAACATGGGTTTGTCCGGTTTGAAGTAGCTCATTCGTTGTTTCCCCCCTTTAAACCGGGTTTTTTTTCATCtcaaaatctttcttcttctcaccatAGAAGGAAGGGAACTCCAAGTGTTTGACGAATTGACTGAGAGAAACGAAACAGAGCAAGTGAGTCATGGAAGAGACTTTTGTGCCCTTTGAAGGAATCAAAAATGATCTTAAAGGACGATTGATGTGCTATAAACAAGATTGGACCGGAGGATTCAAGGCTGGCTTTAGGTACTAATCTTTAACTAATCTTACAATCAATATGAATCCTTCATTGATTATAACCTTTTGATTccttatttatctatattagGATTCTGGCTCCCACCACATACATATTTTTCGCGTCTGCGATTCCTGTCATCTCATTCGGTGAACAACTTGAAAGAAGCACcggtaaaaattaaaaattcagcAAAAAAGTTTCTACCTTTATCAAAAGATTTGCTTTTTTCCAGCTGAGGGATtgaaaattttgggttttgaaatttCGCAGATGGAGTTCTCACGGCTGTTCAAACCTTAGCTTCCACAGCCATTTGCGGCATGATACACTCCATTATCGGAGGTCAGCCTCTGCTTATTCTCGGTGTTGCAGAGCCTACTGTTATTATGTACACTTTCATGTTTAACTTTGCTAAGGCTAGACCTGAATTGGGACGAGACCTCTTCTTGGCGTGGTCTGGATGGTGAGTTTTTACTTTGCTTTAAAACAGTTACCAGGgtgttgaaatttgaaaacattgtCATTACTGTTTGCAATCTGTGTGTAGGGTTTGCGTTTGGACTGCTTTGATGCTCTTTGTGCTGGCTATATGTGGAGCTTGTTCTATCATCAATAGGTTCACTCGAGTTGCTGGAGAGTTGTTTGGACTGCTTATTGCTATGCTCTTCATGCAACAAGCCATCAAAGTAGGAACTCTTTTTAAGCAAGATTCTGAATTTTCGATATTTGAGAAAATGTGGGTTTGCTTATCAAACTCTAACGCATGATAATTCAGGGGCTAGTCGATGAGTTCCGCATTCCTGAACGAGAGAATCAGAAGCTCAAGGAGTTCTTACCTTCCTGGAGGTTTGCTAATGGGATGTTTGCTCTGGTTCTCTCCTTTGGCCTTCTTCTCACTGGACTTAGAAGCAGAAAAGCCAGATCATGGCGGTACGGAACTGGTAAGTGAAACAACATCTCTATCTCATGAGctggattcttcttttttatggGATTCATGCCAAAACATTTTTGAATTCTCGAAGAAGCCTTGTGTGACTCAGTTTGCTTCTCTTGCGCAGGCTGGCTCAGAAGCTTAATAGCTGACTATGGTGTACCACTCATGGTGCTAGTGTGGACCGGTGTCTCCTACATTCCAGCTGGAGACGTTCCAAAAGGAATCCCCCGGCGACTTTTTAGCCCAAATCCTTGGTCCCCTGGTGCTTATGGAAATTGGACCGTAGTAAAGGtatgtctttttctttgatcttcATGTATATGCACTTCTACAGACTGAAACATTAAGACTTACAAGCctaaaaaacttgaaaatttgcAGGAGATGCTTGATGTTCCAGTCGCCTACATTATTGGAGCTTTCATTCCAGCTTCAATGATTGCTGTGCTTTATTACTTTGACCATAGCGTAGCTTCACAGCTTGCACAGCAAAACGAATTCAATTTGAGGAAACCGTCTTCGTACCACTATGATTTGCTTCTTCTTGGGTTTCTGGTAAGAATTTGcaggaaacaaaaagatttctctatctgaattttgttttggtttggggCCTATTGTTCATAATCAATATTGCAAATGCAGACCTTAATGTGTGGTCTACTTGGAGTCCCTCCATCAAATGGTGTCATTCCTCAATCTCCAATGCATACTAAGAGCTTAGCAACTCTTAAATACCAGGTAACACCACTCACCATGGTCTTATTTTCAGGGGTTTCAGGAGTTTTGAGATTGACGTTTGCTCTCTCTGCAGTTGCTTCGTAACAGACTGGTTGCAACAGCACGAAGAAGCATAAAAACGAATGCAAGTTTGGGACAGCTCTATGACAATATGCAAGAAGCTTATCATCACATGCAGACACCATTAGTGTACCAACAACCCAAAGTAAATAATTTCTTCCAAATCACTTTCTATTTTGTCAGTAAATCACGAAACTGAGAATTAGTTCTTTCCACCGGCAGGGTTTAAAAGAACTGAAAGAATCGACAATCCAAGCGACTACATTCACCGGAAATCTCAATGCTCCAGTTGATGAAACTCTGTTCGATATAGAGAAAGAAATTGATGATTTGCTACCAGTTGAAGTGAAAGAACAACGGGTAAGCAACCTGCTTCAGTCTACAATGGTTGGAGGATGCGTTGCAGCTATGCCTATCCTTAAAATGATCCCAACATCAGTCCTATGGGGCTATTTTGCCTTCATGGCCATTGAAAGCTTACCCGGAAACCAATTCTGGGAAAGGATCTTACTTCTCTTCACCGCCCCAAGTCGCCGCTTCAAGTAACTAAAGATCCAATCTTTTTCTCACATTCAACTTCAAAAAGCCTCATTTTAACTCAGTTCTGTCATATTCTTATTTGCAGGGTTCTTGAAGATTACCATGCAACATTCGTGGAAACCGTTCCATTCAAGACAATTGCAATGTTCACTATTTTCCAAGCGATTTATCTCTTAATCTGCTTTGGCCTCACATGGATCCCAATCGCAGGAGTCATGTTTCCTTTAATGATCATGTTCTTAATCCCAGTCCGACAGTATATCCTCCCTAGATTCTTCAAAGGAGCTCATCTTCAGGACTTAGACGCAGCAGAGTATGAAGAAGCTCCAGCTTTACCCTTCAATCTCGCAGCGGTACAAATTCAATTACTCTGTTTTAAACTCTTTACTTTGTttctttagcttcttttttttttttaatctttctctCAAACTCTGATCGTAAACAGGAAACGGAGATAGGATCCACAACTTCGTATCCAGGAGATTCAGAGATTCTTGATGAGGTTATTACACGAAGCAGAGGAGAGTTTAGACACACAAGTAGCCCTAAGGTGACAAGTTCGAGTTCGACTCCAGTCAACAACCGGAGTTTGTCTCAAGTGTTTAGTCCACGAGTGAGTGAAATCAGGTTGGGTCAGATGAGTCCTCGAATCGTCGGAAACAGTCCAAAGCCGGCGAGTTGTGGGAGGAGTCCCTTGAACCAGTCGTCATCGAACTGAGATTATATAAATTCAGGAAGCTTAAATAAACGATACAAACCCTAATGAGGATGGATTAAAGAATGTTTAATTAGTTAGTTAATTTGATCTTTagctctttaaaaaaaaaaaaaggcttctTGAACATCTCTCTTTAGTTTATgtcatgtgtgtgtgtttatgcCCCTTTCATGGTGTTTCATCATGTTTGATCTTGACTCTTGAGTCCTtgtgtaaaatactaaaatatctTACTTATTTCGTGATATATGTAATGATAAGGGGCAAATATGTAAAATACTTCAAATGTTAACGGTAATAAAGCAGTCTTAATTATGTGAGAGCTTCTGTCTCAACATCTCGTTAATTAATCGGTCAACAACATTacacatatctaaaatttaattacgTTTTTTGGAAAGGTCACTAAAATTTTGATAGTTTAAAGATTTTACTtacaatgtgttttttttactgATGATAGGGTTATTTTGACTGCCATAAgtcttacaaaaatatttatgacGTCGAAGTATATTCTTTCGAGAAACTCGTGCATGGCAGTGTAAacttatgatttattattatcaatGTCGACTCACACTTAATAGCTGCGTTGAACTTATTGGATTAAACATCATCATTAAGAAACCACGTCTTTTTACAAGTTCCGAATATACCACCAAAACAGTTTCTGATGAATCGTTCATCTATTAATTATGTTATCTCAAATTAGAGATACGATGATGATAGAATGTTAAAAGACCCATCGATACTAAAACGTATTTGTATTACGAAactattaccaaaaaaaaaaaaaaagaataagaagcaGGATATTCTACAAAGTTAAGAGAACTATGTGCGCAGGAGATCTAATTACACATGCAAGGCAAGTAAACAGTTGGTGAATAAGAATACATCATGATGTTACATACATACTTTTCTTTGATTTACACTTATGGAAAAGGAAAGCGTGAATGATTACGATTTAGAAGCAAAAGCAATGTAATGCTTTTGAGCATGAAAAGAGTGGCTATCTATCTATCTGGTTCAAGTATAGTCATGTCGTTCGAACTTCGAAGGAAGCACTTTGGtactatttatataaaacaattcaAGGGTCAACTTCTATACCAAAACCGAACCAGACGAAGACAAAAGTAGAAGAACACGAATGTTCGATGTCAATAAGTAAAGGTGATGCCCCAATAGTTTAAACTTTGTCATTATGAGGGACAAAATGAAAAGGAATGGTTTCTAATTatccttgaaaaaaaaaaaaacactaatagCACTTGAGTAGAAATATGATGTATGAGAGGTCACGAGCCAATTGAGTCCGACCCTCTTgggaaaataatatttatttatttaaattgtataatcatgatgaagtcaaaaaaaaaaaattatgataatgTATCATACTATATGATTTGTTGGTagtgattaatttaatatatatcataactACTAATAACTattgttaaaattaaatttggtttGAAGAATCCACTAGCTACTACTATACGTATGTAGTTGTAGAGGAGAGAAGAATAAAGAGAAACATTTACGTATGTAGTTGCTCACTATATTTCATGCATGCTTTAGTATCAATTTGAGATTTTTCGTCTAAAGTACTTTATTACCAAAACCATAACTTAAGACAAAAACGTGGATGGCTAACAAAAGACGAACTAGTAAAGGGGACTCTTGCTTATcctttttttgctaaattttgtttttttggcattAACCATTGACTCGATCGATAGTGAAATGTATGTTGTGTATCATTGATATATATTCCTGCTGTCTGCAATAATGGTAGATAGTAAGTTGCCTTATGCATAGGTCACCATCTAAATCATGCAATGgaactttgttttatttgtgttgTGACTCTTTCTTGTCTTAGACTAAAACAGAAGTACAGAACTCTTTCGCATTCATTGCTCTCTTCCTCATAAAAGCAAACCCTCACATTCTTCAACTTCACTTTTGATGGAATCATGGAAATTAGAGATAAGACATACTCGTTGACCCTTTTTAACGTGTCAGTCTCACATTAACTTGACCAAAACCCTCCCTTATTAACTATTATCCACATGTTCTATAAACTACGATACCGTACAAATTAAAACCTGTTGGTCTTGGTCCAGAGCGTATATAATTTACTGATTTAGTGTtgttgagtatatatatacttgatcaTTCTTATacgagaaaaaaagaatatatatagattttcttTACATAACATAGATCTCTCACAAGATTATATAGtaacaaaaattatgtaattacATTGTTTGCGATAACACGATATTGTGCATGCAGCATGCATAAAGCATAATATTCCGATATCTCAAATCACACACTAACAAAATCCTTCTTCTTACGGTTTTACaatcttgtgttctttacagtttaaccaaaattttggcTCTCTACCAAATAAGTCCTAGAAAAATTGTGCTAACCATGGATACAAATACATTGAAGTCTAATAAACCACACGACAGAAGGAAATCTTCAAGGAATTGATCGTAGCCCATGGTTCTacgaacaaaaccaaactacCTACCGTAATGGACTTTTATCATTGGGTTAGCTAATGATGTCCAAGAGTGCCTTTTTATTGTAAGGATTAAGCCCATTAAACTATGAATTATAAAATTCCATttgttttgcccaaaaaaaaaaaagagttccaTTTGTTTcaaaccaatttttaaaaaacaaactgaCGAAAATATTGTGTAcgtttataatttattagtattatcttaaagtattcttttttgtttgttcaacaTCTTAAAGTATTAAGTGTCTACGTTCTGTAGAGAcagaaatttttataaaatgttatctatgacataaaaatatagaaaacatacaaaaataatagaaaaacaaaaaatagaaaataatatacaaaaatacaaaatcgtATATAGAAAAAGACGCACCCGAATTAAACAATTAAGAGTTTGGTGTCAATcaactgttttttttgggtgggaTTGTTTGTACATTAATTTGACAAGTTCTGGCTTTCCATAATTCTATTAGACTAttaggggtgtattcaacttgacattttaaatgatttgtatgAAACTtgcaaatcctatgttattcaatcatgtattttaaaaagtctattaaaatccactgttattgaactgatgatttaaaaatctactttaaaatccactgttattcaaaatagtttgtagatttggattttaatgatttttgagattctggaggatttatgtgggatttgtttagttaaaaatagagaaatccaaatctcatggttttatgtgggatttgaaagaattttacaataaatcatatcaacttccctaaaatctttcaaaattccaaattttctaaatcccatcaaatcttccaaaataatggtttcaatacacccccttagAATTTTCGTGAAACACGTTGCTTTCTAGCTAGTAGTATTGATTAGGCGATGGATTCTTAGCATCGATCGTGATGGAAGtttactaaaacaaaagtaactAATTGTCATTGCCAGCTATAAAAAAGTAGTGTTAGTATATTCACGATATCACGAGGCGGCTACTATATTCTAAAACAGAGATCAGATGACTCATCTATCACTAAAACGATTTTAAGTGACATGATTTGAGCATGTTTTGGAATATTATAGCAACAACTTATAACTTACCTTTATCCATCAATAAAGAATAACTTGAGGGGCAATTCCGACAAGTAAGTTTCCTACTTCTCGAACAAGTCACGTAAACTCAAAGTGTGAACACGAGTAGACATCTTCAGATTCTGGTCGGTTTAATCACATTCCAAAACTACCCcgagaaaacaaatttaatttccAAACACACCACTGAAGAATCCAAATAAGAGTCAGCCAAAGTTAGTTATTAAACGGTGGGGTGTTTCCGTCATTTCCTCGAAAGCAAGGCGCGTCGAAGCCAAAACGCGACACGTATCATCAGTAAGTGCCTTGTTTTCACCGTTGTAATCCACATCACTAACTTAAAAAACGCCACGTGTTTTCCCGGTTAACCTGTAGCCACAGGTGACCGGTCACCCACACTTGTAGTATTATCTATCAATCATCAAAtcgtatatgtatatatgagaAGAAGCACAGACGTCTCAAATTTTTCGTCCACGAagagaaaaactaaaaagaacatAAAGCACGCAACTTTGAAATTTTCGATTCCAACACCAAAGTGACGCACGCACGCAGCGAAGTAAATTAAGAGAAAACAATCAAAGTATTTGATGTGAAGATGGTGGCTGAAGCAGAGATTTTGTTAAAACAGAGTTTGCCTGTTGTTCTCGATGTCAAATTGTTCGGAGCACCAACCGAGGTTCAAGATTTTGACGGTTTCTCCGCCGTGAAATCACCAGTTTCCTCGCCGAGTCTAGGTATCCGTCGTCCGGCGGCGTCAGTCTCCGCCGACTTATCGACTTCTCTTTCTGTAAGTGTTTCccattaaaagttttgattttggattttgaagaGGACTCCAATTAGGTTCATCAAAGAAGATGTCTTTTATAGAAACGAGGAATCTGAGTTGATTCGTTTCAGGTTTCGTAGTTTTAGGTGGTGAAGTCTGAATTGTTAGTTGGAATTTAGCGACCAATCGTGAAAAAGCTTGGGACTTTGGGGAATCAAAAGAGTCTTAACTACTCTGTTTTGAGAGTTGtgtctctgtatatatatgttaaggAGCGGTTccaatcattttttatcttgttttcttttccccACTTGTGCTTAGTTTTGGGAGCTAACTGACTGAAGATATACTATTTGCTTACAGGGTTTAAAATGTGGTGACTCAGTtctggatgatgatgatgaagatagcAGTTCTAGCGTTTCCTTTTATGCTCCTGTTATCCGATCCGGGAGCTATGCTGATATTGGGCCTAGGAGATTCATGGAAGACGAACACATTTGCATAGACGATCTTTCTTCTAGAGTTAAATCTCTTTATGAGTTGCCAAAGCCAAGTGCTTTCTATGCGGTATTGCATTGTCGCCTCCTTTTGTTCTAttgcatatattttttgtgtgtcATTTTGGTCCTATTAAGCAGATCAGCCAATTTATTTGCTTCTTTGCATCTTCCATATAGGTTTTTGAT
This genomic window contains:
- the LOC104784583 gene encoding boron transporter 1, translating into MEETFVPFEGIKNDLKGRLMCYKQDWTGGFKAGFRILAPTTYIFFASAIPVISFGEQLERSTDGVLTAVQTLASTAICGMIHSIIGGQPLLILGVAEPTVIMYTFMFNFAKARPELGRDLFLAWSGWVCVWTALMLFVLAICGACSIINRFTRVAGELFGLLIAMLFMQQAIKGLVDEFRIPERENQKLKEFLPSWRFANGMFALVLSFGLLLTGLRSRKARSWRYGTGWLRSLIADYGVPLMVLVWTGVSYIPAGDVPKGIPRRLFSPNPWSPGAYGNWTVVKEMLDVPVAYIIGAFIPASMIAVLYYFDHSVASQLAQQNEFNLRKPSSYHYDLLLLGFLTLMCGLLGVPPSNGVIPQSPMHTKSLATLKYQLLRNRLVATARRSIKTNASLGQLYDNMQEAYHHMQTPLVYQQPKGLKELKESTIQATTFTGNLNAPVDETLFDIEKEIDDLLPVEVKEQRVSNLLQSTMVGGCVAAMPILKMIPTSVLWGYFAFMAIESLPGNQFWERILLLFTAPSRRFKVLEDYHATFVETVPFKTIAMFTIFQAIYLLICFGLTWIPIAGVMFPLMIMFLIPVRQYILPRFFKGAHLQDLDAAEYEEAPALPFNLAAETEIGSTTSYPGDSEILDEVITRSRGEFRHTSSPKVTSSSSTPVNNRSLSQVFSPRVSEIRLGQMSPRIVGNSPKPASCGRSPLNQSSSN